A genomic window from Clostridium aceticum includes:
- a CDS encoding protein arginine kinase — MTEALEKVGPEADIVISSRVRIARNVEGIPFPHSLNDHRAQEVVDKVHHGIVEGNSRLKDDFQLISMKSISELDRMNYVEKHLISPDLVKNAAIGNMLLNSEETISIMIHEEDHIRIQCLLPGLQLEKAWDTADKIDDLLEEKIDYAFDEGLGYLTACPTNLGTGVRASVMMHLPALGLTRYIQGVLRAASQIGLDVRGIYGEGTEFLGSLYQISNQVTLGVTEKEIVGNLHDVTLQIIEKERAARHSLLATKRIELEDKVFRSFGILKNARKVSAHEAMQLISDVKLGVSLGLIQEVQLEKLNRLIMMIQPGYLQKYFNRMLATDERDIQRAELVRKVL, encoded by the coding sequence ATGACCGAAGCGTTAGAAAAAGTAGGGCCAGAGGCAGATATTGTTATTAGCAGCAGAGTTAGAATAGCAAGAAATGTTGAAGGTATTCCCTTTCCTCATAGTCTTAATGATCATAGAGCGCAGGAAGTCGTAGATAAAGTGCACCATGGTATAGTAGAAGGAAATAGTAGATTAAAGGACGACTTTCAATTAATTTCTATGAAGAGTATCAGTGAGTTGGATCGTATGAATTATGTAGAAAAGCACCTTATTAGTCCTGACTTAGTTAAAAATGCAGCTATAGGGAATATGCTTTTAAATAGTGAGGAAACTATCAGTATTATGATCCATGAGGAAGATCATATAAGAATCCAATGTTTACTTCCGGGGTTGCAATTAGAAAAAGCTTGGGATACGGCAGATAAAATAGATGATTTGCTGGAGGAAAAAATAGATTATGCTTTTGATGAGGGGTTAGGTTACCTGACTGCTTGTCCCACAAACTTAGGTACAGGAGTTAGGGCTTCTGTTATGATGCACTTACCAGCATTAGGTCTAACCAGATATATTCAAGGAGTTTTGCGAGCGGCAAGTCAAATTGGTTTAGATGTGAGGGGAATTTATGGAGAAGGAACAGAGTTTTTAGGAAGTTTATATCAGATCTCTAATCAAGTAACTCTTGGTGTAACAGAAAAAGAGATTGTAGGCAATCTTCATGATGTTACATTACAAATTATTGAAAAAGAAAGAGCAGCAAGACATAGTCTATTGGCAACAAAAAGAATTGAACTAGAAGATAAAGTATTTCGTTCCTTCGGTATTCTTAAAAATGCTAGAAAAGTAAGTGCTCATGAAGCTATGCAATTGATTTCAGATGTAAAGCTGGGTGTTAGTTTAGGATTAATCCAAGAAGTACAATTAGAAAAATTGAATCGTCTCATTATGATGATTCAACCAGGTTATTTACAAAAATATTTTAATAGAATGTTGGCTACAGATGAAAGAGATATACAAAGAGCTGAATTAGTGAGAAAAGTATTATAG
- a CDS encoding CtsR family transcriptional regulator, translating into MARISDAIEAFLKELIKESKNQTVEIQRNELAKYFECAPSQINYVLMTRFDYSRGYYIESQRGGGGYIKIRQLIFSENENLYYFLIKEIGNSITKSDANRRIESLRERGIISLRESKLMRAAVDDAAIISPLNIKDEIRANILKNMVATLLG; encoded by the coding sequence GCAAGAATAAGTGATGCTATTGAAGCTTTTTTAAAAGAGTTAATTAAAGAAAGTAAGAATCAAACGGTAGAAATACAGAGGAATGAACTAGCTAAGTACTTTGAATGTGCTCCTTCACAAATAAACTACGTACTAATGACTCGGTTTGACTATTCTCGAGGATATTATATAGAGAGTCAAAGAGGTGGTGGAGGATATATTAAAATTAGACAATTGATATTTAGTGAAAACGAAAATCTCTATTACTTTCTTATAAAGGAAATTGGCAACAGCATAACAAAGAGTGATGCAAATCGACGAATAGAATCTCTTAGGGAGAGGGGTATTATTTCTTTACGGGAGTCAAAGCTTATGAGGGCAGCAGTTGATGATGCTGCTATTATATCACCGTTGAATATTAAGGATGAAATTCGAGCAAACATTTTAAAAAATATGGTGGCAACATTGCTAGGATAG
- a CDS encoding UvrB/UvrC motif-containing protein yields the protein MMCQECNNRQATVHMTKIIQGKKEEVHLCEQCAKVKDTLNFDNAFSIHNFLAGLLDVTKDPQVKMQYDNLIKCSQCGNTYDSFKQIGRLSCHQCYTEFKVKLAPLIRKVHGNLQHTGKVPKRAGGRIRLKREVNELKLQLKEAVEQQAFERAAQLRDTIKELEEKIEGR from the coding sequence ATGATGTGCCAAGAATGTAATAACAGGCAGGCGACAGTGCATATGACAAAAATAATCCAAGGAAAAAAAGAAGAAGTTCATTTGTGCGAGCAATGTGCCAAAGTAAAAGATACCTTGAACTTTGATAATGCTTTTTCCATACACAACTTTCTAGCAGGACTCTTAGATGTTACCAAAGATCCTCAAGTTAAGATGCAGTATGACAACTTGATAAAGTGCAGTCAATGTGGTAATACCTATGATAGTTTCAAACAGATAGGAAGGTTAAGCTGTCATCAATGCTATACGGAATTTAAAGTGAAACTAGCCCCTTTAATACGAAAGGTTCATGGCAATCTTCAACACACAGGCAAGGTTCCTAAAAGGGCTGGGGGCAGGATTCGTCTAAAACGGGAGGTCAACGAATTAAAATTACAATTAAAAGAAGCTGTTGAGCAACAGGCTTTTGAAAGAGCAGCACAACTAAGAGATACGATTAAGGAATTGGAAGAGAAAATAGAAGGAAGGTAG